Proteins co-encoded in one Synechococcus elongatus PCC 6301 genomic window:
- the crtE gene encoding geranylgeranyl diphosphate synthase CrtE gives MVASSSLRFDLKSYLKERQRQVEAALNAILPPQDPPLIYESMRYSLLAEGKRLRPILCLASCELAGGTAAIALPTACALEMVHTMSLIHDDLPSMDNDDFRRGRPTNHKVYGEDIAILAGDALLTYAFEAIARHTPEVPADRVLKVIAALARAVGAEGLVGGQVVDLQSEGRDDVNLETLHYIHTHKTGALLEVSVVSGAILAGASEELQEQLRTYAQKIGLAFQVIDDILDITATAEELGKTAGKDLAAKKATYPSLLGLDASREYADQLITEAKAAIAAFGAEADPLRAIADYITARKH, from the coding sequence AAGCTACTTAAAGGAGCGGCAGCGCCAAGTTGAGGCAGCTCTAAATGCGATCTTGCCACCCCAAGATCCACCGTTGATCTACGAGTCGATGCGCTATTCCCTGCTGGCAGAAGGCAAGCGGCTACGGCCCATTCTTTGCCTCGCCAGTTGCGAACTAGCGGGTGGAACGGCTGCGATCGCCCTACCGACAGCCTGTGCCTTGGAGATGGTGCACACCATGTCCCTGATCCACGACGACCTGCCGTCGATGGACAACGATGATTTTCGGCGCGGTCGACCCACCAATCACAAGGTTTACGGCGAAGACATCGCCATTCTGGCCGGTGATGCACTGCTGACTTACGCCTTTGAAGCGATCGCCCGTCACACGCCCGAAGTGCCTGCCGATCGCGTCCTCAAGGTGATTGCCGCCTTAGCACGAGCCGTTGGAGCCGAAGGGCTTGTTGGCGGGCAAGTGGTGGATCTGCAATCCGAGGGACGGGATGACGTCAACCTCGAAACCCTGCACTACATCCACACCCACAAAACGGGTGCGCTCTTGGAAGTCTCTGTGGTTTCTGGTGCCATTCTGGCCGGCGCAAGCGAAGAGCTCCAAGAGCAGCTGCGCACCTATGCTCAAAAAATTGGTCTGGCTTTCCAAGTGATCGACGACATCTTGGACATCACAGCAACGGCCGAAGAACTGGGTAAAACGGCGGGCAAGGATCTGGCTGCGAAAAAAGCAACCTACCCCAGCCTGCTCGGTCTGGACGCATCTCGCGAGTATGCCGATCAGCTGATTACCGAAGCGAAAGCAGCGATCGCAGCCTTTGGTGCCGAAGCCGATCCACTGCGGGCGATCGCTGACTACATTACGGCACGGAAACACTGA
- a CDS encoding alpha/beta fold hydrolase: MPHLNLRGSLHAYDQTDQTDGDPELTLVFLHGWLLSRTYWQPLITRLRSQWPCLSYDLRGFGESAANPDLGHSPADYAEDLIALLTALDLRRVWLVGHSLGGTVALWAARLCPDRVAGVIGVNAGGGIYIEREFERFRGFGQQLIRWRPQWLRQIPGAELPFCWDSVHRPLPRKWARQRLQDFLGADARAAIGILLDSTTAEQVHCLPSLVARLTQPVYFLAGDRDSIMPPAYVQHLASFHPSFGLEGRNLRQLRHCGHLAMLEQTDAVAEAIQTWVSQSTRPQLNCDASVQPSI, encoded by the coding sequence ATGCCCCATCTGAATTTACGGGGATCGTTGCACGCCTACGATCAAACTGATCAAACGGACGGCGACCCTGAACTGACACTGGTATTTCTTCACGGCTGGTTGCTGAGTCGTACCTATTGGCAACCGCTGATCACTCGACTGCGATCGCAGTGGCCTTGCCTCAGCTATGACCTGCGGGGTTTTGGGGAATCCGCAGCCAATCCTGATCTGGGCCATAGTCCTGCGGATTATGCCGAAGACTTGATTGCTCTGCTGACGGCTTTGGATCTGCGGCGGGTTTGGCTGGTAGGTCACTCCTTGGGTGGCACTGTTGCGCTGTGGGCAGCACGGCTCTGTCCCGATCGCGTGGCAGGCGTCATCGGGGTAAATGCGGGCGGCGGCATCTATATCGAGCGAGAGTTTGAACGATTTCGGGGCTTTGGTCAGCAGCTGATTCGCTGGCGACCGCAGTGGCTACGGCAGATTCCGGGCGCTGAGCTGCCTTTCTGTTGGGATAGTGTGCATCGACCTTTGCCCCGCAAGTGGGCGCGACAGCGCCTGCAGGATTTCTTGGGGGCTGATGCTAGGGCAGCAATTGGGATTCTGCTGGATTCCACCACCGCAGAACAGGTTCACTGTCTGCCGAGTTTGGTCGCTCGACTGACGCAGCCGGTCTACTTTTTAGCGGGCGATCGCGATTCGATCATGCCGCCTGCTTACGTGCAGCATCTTGCCAGTTTCCATCCCAGCTTTGGTCTGGAAGGCCGCAATCTGCGACAGCTTCGGCACTGTGGGCATTTAGCCATGCTGGAGCAAACCGATGCGGTGGCCGAAGCAATTCAAACCTGGGTTAGCCAGTCAACCCGCCCTCAGCTGAACTGTGATGCCTCGGTTCAGCCCTCGATTTGA
- a CDS encoding divergent PAP2 family protein, producing the protein MLSVLRQLLANDVLVAALLACGLAQFSKLIVEGVRDRRLNWHVLIETGGMPSSHSALVAALATAVGRQQGWGSLEFAVVTVFAIIVMYDAAGVRWAAGRQARILNLISEQVLTTSEEEDAIERLKEALGHTRLEVLVGAIMGVAIALLLEPALLLSEWL; encoded by the coding sequence ATGTTATCCGTCCTCCGTCAATTGCTGGCCAATGACGTCCTCGTTGCTGCCCTGCTTGCCTGCGGCCTCGCTCAGTTCTCAAAACTGATTGTTGAGGGGGTGCGCGATCGCCGTCTGAACTGGCATGTGCTGATTGAAACCGGCGGTATGCCCAGCTCGCACTCGGCGTTGGTCGCTGCATTGGCCACGGCTGTTGGCCGACAGCAGGGTTGGGGCAGCCTTGAATTTGCGGTTGTCACCGTCTTCGCGATCATCGTCATGTACGACGCAGCAGGGGTGCGCTGGGCGGCAGGTCGCCAAGCTCGTATTTTGAACCTGATCAGCGAGCAGGTGCTGACCACCTCAGAGGAAGAAGATGCGATCGAGCGTCTGAAGGAAGCCCTGGGACATACCCGACTGGAAGTTCTGGTCGGCGCGATCATGGGCGTTGCGATCGCCCTGCTACTAGAGCCTGCTCTGTTACTCTCCGAGTGGCTGTAA